One Gemmatimonadota bacterium genomic window, GAGATCTACGGCACCGAGGGCAAGCTCTACTGGAAGAGCGGTGCCCCTTGGTTTTTATCCACGCCGCACTTCGCTCCCGGCCAGACCGAGTGGCAACCGCTCGCTCCCATCGTGCCGGAGCACTACGATCCGGCCGGTCCGGCTTCCGTGGAGGACTACCAGTTCGCCGATGAGTACGTGCAGGCGCTCGACGAGGATCGCGCACACGAGTGCTCGGGTGACGCCGGCCGCCACGTGCTGGAGATACTGATGGGGATTTTCGAGTCAGGCGCGCGCGGTCGGCGCGTGGATCTGCCGCAAGCCGAACGCGATCACCCGCTCCTCCGCTGGCGCGAGGAACACGGCCTGGGCTTGCCCGATCCAATGCCGCGTCCCTATGCGGAATGGCTCGCCGCGGAAGACGGGCGTTTGGGCCGGACCGCGAGCTAGTCGCCGGGGTTTCCGACAAACCCGCCTCGTCCCTTCCCGGCCAACCTGCCCACTCCCATGATCCGCGCCATATTGCCACCGAGGATCGCCACCATCTCGCCCTCGTCCAGGAACGGGCAGTAGCGCCTCACATAGTCCAGGCTCTGGCGATAGGTCCAGTGCAGCAGCACGATGGGGATGTCCGTTCCCCACAGGATGCGGTCGGCGCCGAAACGATCGACCATTTTCTCCAGGACGGACCGCATCTGGGGCATGGGGTAGTCCCAGCGCGACTGCAGGAACACGGCGAATAGGACCTGGATGTGGAAGCGGGGGTGGTCCGCGGGCGCGGCTTCGTACACTTCGTCGGGGACGTTCAGCCGGTCGCGTTCGGCAAACATCCGCCAGGGGAATCCGTGCGTCACGATCACGTCGACATCGGGAAATCGCTCCATCCAGGTACGCAACGGACGTAGCTCTTCGATGTATGCGGACTGCGATCCGACCGCGCCGAGGGTGAAAAACACCGGTATATCCAGGCCGGCGACCGCTGTCCAGAACGGGTCGAAATCGGGCCCGGTCCATTCGGGCGATAGGTCATAAAGCGGCCGGTGAAAGGGCGCGAACTGAAGGCCTGAAAGCCTGTGAACGCGGATCGCCCGTTCCAGTTTCGCAATGGCCTCGTCGGTCCTGTCGGGGATCCACCACTCAGGCACCTGGACCAGTCCCTGGATCCGCTCCGGGTAGCGGCGGCAGCATTCCGCGATGTAACCGTCGTCGAGCCCCATGTAGGGCGTGCGGTGCAGGAGGGCGCGGTCGACGCCCGCGTAGTCCATCTCCGCCACCAGGTACTCCACGGGAAAGGAGAAGTCCTCCGTCCACGGCGGCAGGGCCTGCTTGACATAATCCACGCCATCGACCGTCCACTCGGCCAGGCCATGTTTTCCGGTGCGGAAGTCCGCGTCCCGCAGGCCCTCAAAGCGCCAGGGACGATCGGGGTCGTAGAGCCCCGTGGCGTCGGCTGGAGCGTCGGCCGTTGCGTCGGCAGGCGCGCGGTCGCCGCGCCGCCAGACGGGTTGCTGCCGGGCCTGGGCCATGAACAGTTGCAGATGGCGCCGGAATTCGGCACGATCGTCGAAGCCGTCGATTTCGCGCGGTGGAGGAAAGCAATAGGCGTGTCCGTCGTAGATCATTTAAAGCCTCGGTAGTTCACCTGGAATGGACCTTCGAATCCCTGGAAGACGCATAATGAACAGGTATGGTTGCGAGACCGCAACTTCATTCCCGCTTGTCAGTTCTGAATGGACTTGACGGAAAATTACCATGGCGTTAAGGATGTTGGACGATTGATTGCGACGGACAACATGCGGAGGGATCATTAAAATGCCAGCACATCCCACGGACGCCGAACGCTTCCTATTCGACACGAACGGTTACCTGGTGCTGGAGGATTTCCTTCCGAATTCCCTGGTCGACGCGCTCAACGCCGCACTGGAGCGGACGATAGCGCACCGCCGCGCCCCAGGGTTCCATCGAACGCACGAGCCGGCCTTCTCCGACAAACTGGATTCGGCCAATGCGCGGGTCATGCACCTGCTGGCCGAAGATCCGCTCTTTCTGGACATGCTCGACTACGAGCCGATGATGGAATATGTCCGCGGTCTGTTCAACGAGATGCCCCACCTGCACTCGACCGACGCCATCTACGAGATCGAACCCGAAGAGCACCACGGAAAAGGCTGGCACACGGACGGGATACAGGACGGGTTTCGCGACTTCCGGCCGCACATCCCGCTATTGCAGTTCAAGGTGGGGTACTACCTGAGTGACATGACCGAACCCGACCAGGCCAACCTGACGCTGGTACCGGGCAGCCACAAGTCCCTGGTCGAGCCGGACGGGAAGAACGGCATGCCCGGTGCCGTGCAGGTCTGCGGACGGCCCGGTACGGCCGTGCTCTTCCACAACGGGGTGTGGCATTCGGCCGGCCCGTTCACGCGCCACGGGGGCAAGCGGGTGATCCTCTACTACGGCTACGAACACCCGTGGATGCTGGCGTGCGCGGAACAATGGCGGTACGACAGGGATTTCCTGAACAGCCTGACGCCCCGGCACCGGCGCTTCTTCCACGGTTTCGTATTCGATCCGCCTGAGTACCGCTGGGGTTGAGCCGACGCGTCTCGCAACGGAATCGGACCATGAGGTTTCTTCTCGTTCCGGTCGTCCTCTCGATCATCATTTATTTGTCGTGCGGCAGGGAAAACCCCACGGGTCCGCCGCAGGCGGCCAGCATCACGATATCGCCCTCCGAGACCGAGTTGGACGCAATCGGCGCGACCGTGCAGTTCACCGCGTCGGTCCG contains:
- a CDS encoding amidohydrolase family protein, with the translated sequence MIYDGHAYCFPPPREIDGFDDRAEFRRHLQLFMAQARQQPVWRRGDRAPADATADAPADATGLYDPDRPWRFEGLRDADFRTGKHGLAEWTVDGVDYVKQALPPWTEDFSFPVEYLVAEMDYAGVDRALLHRTPYMGLDDGYIAECCRRYPERIQGLVQVPEWWIPDRTDEAIAKLERAIRVHRLSGLQFAPFHRPLYDLSPEWTGPDFDPFWTAVAGLDIPVFFTLGAVGSQSAYIEELRPLRTWMERFPDVDVIVTHGFPWRMFAERDRLNVPDEVYEAAPADHPRFHIQVLFAVFLQSRWDYPMPQMRSVLEKMVDRFGADRILWGTDIPIVLLHWTYRQSLDYVRRYCPFLDEGEMVAILGGNMARIMGVGRLAGKGRGGFVGNPGD
- a CDS encoding phytanoyl-CoA dioxygenase family protein, with product MPAHPTDAERFLFDTNGYLVLEDFLPNSLVDALNAALERTIAHRRAPGFHRTHEPAFSDKLDSANARVMHLLAEDPLFLDMLDYEPMMEYVRGLFNEMPHLHSTDAIYEIEPEEHHGKGWHTDGIQDGFRDFRPHIPLLQFKVGYYLSDMTEPDQANLTLVPGSHKSLVEPDGKNGMPGAVQVCGRPGTAVLFHNGVWHSAGPFTRHGGKRVILYYGYEHPWMLACAEQWRYDRDFLNSLTPRHRRFFHGFVFDPPEYRWG